Genomic DNA from Prunus persica cultivar Lovell chromosome G1, Prunus_persica_NCBIv2, whole genome shotgun sequence:
GTCTTAGCATTTGTGTTGTGTGTATgaagtttaatatgctatcgctcctttcaataggaaagttcctcaaaacaatcacaacaaaTATTATTAACAAGATTAATTCTTCCCCACTTGGACGTTGTTTATCACTTATAAGACTGAGAGTGTGTTATTGAATGGTTATCTGTTGAATGTTATTCTAGCAACTGTTGGTTGTTTGCAATGGCCAAGGGTCAAAAACAGAACACAAAACACAAGAATCTTCGAATATTTATTCGAAAGTGTACCGCCAGTACCTACCTACAAACCATTTTGTAAATTTTCAAAGATAAGAAGCCTCAAACAGGAAATTCCCACTGGAATTTTGGAGCATTCAACTCCTAATAGTCAAAGACACCCAAGTGttacgagagagagagagagagagagagagagagagagagagctacgTCGTTTATGTAGCTGTTGGATGGATTTTCAGTCGAAGACCGCGTCGTTTCCACTTTGTCCCCTCCTCAGTCTTTAGTCTTTGCTTCTCAGGTTTCAATTCAACTTGAACAAATTTAGACGAAATTCTTTCGTCTCTCTAGACTCTACTTGCTGTCTCTCACTCTTGACTTGTGATATAAATTGCCCTTCTATCTGTTTCGCTTAGCTTCATCTCTCCCGGAACTCCCAAGTTTCAGCTCACCGATCCAATGCAACAACAAAAGGTATGTACACATATATGCATGTGTTGTTTTTGGAAATTCATTTTCATGGATTCAaagctatcatttttttcgCCCTTCTATAGTTCATGCAGTTTGTGCTGGTCTCAGTTTAGTTGAATCCCAGTTCCTATGTCTTCCACAACATAGTTTTTTGTTTACTTTACATTAATTTGACATTCAATttaaggatatatatatagttcatATATAGTTTGTGCTGgtctctgtttttctcttcttctcttttcttttgtgccATAATAACCGAGGCTGCTTAACATCTTGCCCTTCTGTTCAGTCACCTGAGACCGGTATAGAAAGTCAGCAGTTTAGACGTTGACCGTTAGCTGTTGATGGCAACGGTGTGCTGGCTGGCGGTCATGGTGGGGATGGGTAGGGTCTCATCTTGTTGGACATTTATTTGTGTAGGTTAGCTGAGCTCAGAGAGCTGTGGTGTTCTCAAGCATCACGTTCCCTCTATAATTTAATACCGACATTAGAATCGTCATCTTCACCTTCATCCAAAATTCTGGGACCCAACTTGAAATTCTTGTGGGGTCCCTTGTTCTTGTTATAGCGATgattgatttcaattttcatctAAAAGCCAATTAAAGGGGGCTGATAGAAACGTTTCTTCTTCCAGAATTGGCTGTGAAAGTGTGAACCCAGATAAAAACTTTGGGGCTGCAACAATTTTATGGTGACAGATCCAATCCAAGAGACCTGCCCCTTTGACTTAAGATGTCACAGCAAAATGAACCAACCACCAGCTCAAAACTTTAAAGACGGTGCCTAAATAAATATGAACGCTATATCTGTCCTTTCACTTTCACACCCTGATCATGATGATTTTGGACCAACCCATCTTTCCTCCTGGACTAACCACCCATCTCAATGAGATAGATGCTTCTTTGATCAAAATATGGATTGAATTTCAAAGATTATTGGATAAAAGGCATTTGTTGGAGTTGGACAAAGCATGTTTTGATTGATCTACTGGAGCTCTCTGTTGTAATGCCATCTGTCACTCTGTTATATCTCTAATTCCATTTTGCCCAATTGTCAAACAGCTTCATATAAAGTGGATGGAGGTAGCTGCCCCTTAACTCAAAGTTTCCATTTCAtctaaaaaatgaagaaatgcaGCATCTCAGTCATTACCCAACATCTTCTTCTCCTGAAGATCCTGCTGCTACTAGGAATGGCTCTAGGAGATCCAAGAACCCAGACGGTCCAAATCATGTGCGGCAAGCAACTGGAGCACAACTCAACTGTGTTTGTTCCAAACTTTGTGAGCACAATGGAAAACATCAGTGAACAAATGCGAACTTCTGGTTTTGGAGTGGCAAGGACTGGTTCAGGCCCTGACACCAACTATGGCCTAGCTCAATGCTATGGTGATCTTTCTCTTCTAGACTGTGTGCTATGCTACGCTGAGGCACGTACGGTGCTTCCCCAATGCTTTCCTTACAATGGGGGTCGGATTTACCTAGACGGTTGTTTCATGAGGTCCGAAAACTACACGTTTTATGAGGAGTTTAGAGGATCAGACGATAGGGCCGTGTGCGGGAACACAACGAGGAAGAGTACAGCGTTCGAAGAATCAGCAAGGCAGGTTGTGCAGCGTGCAGTTGAATCTGCTCCAAGCAATGGAAGGTATGCAAGGGGTGAGGTGAGTGTTAGTGGGACGGGGAATGAATCGGCTTATGTGTTGGCTGATTGCTGGAGAACTTTGGATGAGAACTCTTGCAGGCAATGTCTGGAAAATGCATCTGTATCAATGTTGGGATGTTTGCCTTGGTCTGAGGGCAGAGCATTATACACAGGGTGCTTCATGAGGTACTCAGATAGAGATTTTCTCAACAAGGAAGTGGGGAATGGAAGTTCTAGAGGTAAAAAGGGATGCTGCCCTTTTTTCTTGACCTGTTATAGCGAAAAGTTTGGCTTGATCATGATCAATTTTACATTGATGACTTTTGCAGGTACCATAATTGTGATAGTAGTCTCAGTTATCAGCTCCTTGGTGGTTTTGGTAGTTGGAGTAGCTATTGGATTTTATATCTGGAAGCACAGATATATACAAAAGAAACGCAGAGGTAACAAAAAGGCTTTGTTTCCCATTAGTTATTGCTTCCAGAAAGTAAATTTATTGGACATGAAGGTCAACCCCCGACTCTATTCTCTCATGAGCATTGGTAATTCTGCAGGATCAAATGATGCAGAAAAGTGGGCAAAAACCCTCAATGACAGCAGCTTAAACTTCAAGTACTCAACAATTGAAAAGGCCACGGGATCTTTCGACATTGCCAACAAGCTTGGACAAGGAGGTTTTGGAACAGTTTATAAGGTACCTTATCTCCCTTTCTTTAATCCTATATCTTTcaatgtctctctctctctctctctctctctctctcactggaACAGAACATATCTAGGATTATCAAACACATGGTCAGAAACTAAGTGGTTTTCTCCTTGCAGGGAGTTCTGGCTGATGGGAGAGAGATTGCAGTGAAGAGGCTTTTCTTTAACAACAGACACAGAGCAGCAGATTTCTATAATGAAATCAACATTATAAGCAGCGTGGAACACAAAAACTTGGTCAGGCTGTTGGGTTGTAGTTGCGCAGGACCCGAAAGCCTTCTCGTCTATGAATACCTGGCCAACAGGAGTCTTGACCGCTTCATCTTCGGTAATTTCATAACTTTATGTTATTTAAACCTGTCTTAATGACGTGATATTTCATGCAATGCATGTAATCTTAAATGTTTTCAACAAATTTGAACAGATCAAGAAAGAGGTAAAACACTAAACTGGGACAAGAGATATGAGATCATTGTTGGGACAGCAGAAGGCTTAGTCCACCTTCACGACAACTCGAAAACAAGGATCATTCACAGAGACATAAAGGCCAGCAACATCCTTTTGGATTCAAGGCTTCGAGCTAAGATTGCAGATTTCGGGTTGGCTAGGTCTTTCGAGGAAGATAAGAGCCACATCAGCACAGCCATTGCAGGAACATTGTAAGCATATATACATTCAAACTCATTTTGGAATTGTCTTGGTGAACACAAACGTATCACACCATGAAAAACGTTTCGCTTACTGGTTTTTGTAATTAATCTCAGGGGATACATGGCTCCAGAGTACCTAGCTCATGGCCAGCTGACAGAGAAGGTAGATGTCTACAGTTTCGGAGTGCTTATATTGGAGATAGTCACTGGAAGGCAGAACAACAGGAGCAAATCTGCAGAGTACTCAGACAGCATAGTCACAATTGTAAAgctcccaaaattcttcaattttttttttccaatcatAAAACAATTTGGATTTTATCCTCGTACTTACTTTGTCGCTCCTGTGTTTATTTGGCTAAACAGACTTGGAAGCACTTTCAAGCAGGGACTACAGAGGAACTATACGACTCAAATTTAATGCTGCAGAATTGCAATGACGATGTTAAGGATGGGATACTGAGAGTGGTGCAAATAGGACTTCTATGCACCCAAGAGAGTCCCTCTTTACGACCCACAATGTCAAAGGCACTGCAGATGCTAACAAAGAAGGAGAAGCACCTTCCTGCACCCGCCAATCCACCTTTTATAGATGAAAAGACCATGGAACTGAATGACACCGGCGACGACCCGGGTTACCCTCTAAATGCAGATGGTGCTTCTTCAGTTGCTAGCGTTTCATATAGTTCTTTCTATCCCAGGTGACCACATGAGATGGAAAAGAAAGGATTCTCAAAATTCCAGAGCCACACTTCATTTTTCCAGTGAAGGAGCTCAGGAATCTCAAGTAACAACTTGGCCCTGCTCAGCTCAATAGGAAAACACATCTAATGACGGCATATTTTGAGCCACTGTGATAAAGTGCAAAGTGGCATTCGAGGATTTGTAGATATACTGATAATGGTTGAGCCAgacttttaaataaagaatttttttttcttcttatttttctgaGCCATGCAGTATGTGGTCAAATATAATTCGCACTTGTTAGAAGTACAATTGATCATTAGTAATGCTCTTAAAGATTGTTATTCACAGCTATGAGAGAATAATTGAAAGGAAATGTTCAAGTCCAACATCATTCTTCTCTACCAAAGGCGCATGTTTCATGTTCAACAAAACACAATTTGAAAGATAACACACAAGATTTAACGGGTGGCTACTAAGTTCCCCATGAGGCTTCCACCAATCTCATAATATCTGGCATTAGAAAAACCTACATCTAGAGCCAGCTCTTCCAACTCCTTACCTGTATTCATAGAGAACTTTTAATCAACAAACAGTACCTTTTCTTATCCATCTTATTAAGCCAATGCACAAAGGCCTCCAAATTTGCCAAGGCACTCAAATTCACTACATTTGAAGATGGAATATATAAACGCAGTAGTACAAAGAGAGCTTTAAACTATCAAAACAACTTCAGTGCAGGTGCCTTAAAACTAAAAGGTAACCAAAATAAAGAGCAAAAAGCATGATGCTATGTTGATCAAGATGAATGCACCTGTCAGAAATTCCCGGATTGAACTCTTTAAGTATTTGTAATCCTCTGCAAGGCCAAAACCAGAAGCCACAGGTACAACAACATTGTCAATCATCAATTCCTAGCAAAGGTTGAAACAGCCAGCACTCTCAGTTTGTCATGTTGCTAACAACACAAAAACATTGACCAAATtatcaaaaactcaaaatttctgGCTATGAATACCTGAGTAAAGGCAATAACTGGATTGATGCTTTTATTAAAGTCAAGGATAGATACTCTTGAGCCTGTAAACACCAGCAAGAATGAGAAACAGTAAACCACAACCAACAACTacgatgagagagagagagagagagagcgagagagagagagagagagagagagagagagagagagagagagaatggaacCTGCTTTTGAAACTCTATACATTTCCTGCATGGCCTTATGTTTGTCTACTACATTTCTCAGACCATAACCCATAGTGATGGCATCAAAGTGACCATCAGAAAATGGCAAATCAATTGCATCACCTTCAACCCACCTAAGATGCAATGCATAACATGATTGATTATCCTGAATTAAAGTTCAAAACTTTTTTAGTTAATTGACCACTAGATTTACCAGTGCTCACTCAATGTTTGTGTGGAAGGCTTTTGACATCAACTTTTGCCGCGAAGAAGCAACTGATAACTGCTCTTTCGAGAAATCGAGACCAATCACCTGCTAGCGTTCAAATTACAATCTCAGTCTTAAAAACCAGTTCAGATTCATGGAAAAgcaccaaaatttcaacaaacCAAACTTTGGTAACATCAATTGTATGACAAACAACAATGAACAAACCTTGCCACTGGACCCAACTTTCTCAGACAAGAGAAACGCCAAATCCCCACTTCCACAGCACAAATCCAACACACTGTCTCCCTTTTTAGCTCTGTCCCAAAAAGAatttctctttaaaaaaaatcgaacTTCAGATAaccaaatatcaaaaaataccaaccgaacccaaaaaaatatatatatttgaattttaccCACTCCAGGACACTGCCATTCTTTTCCATATTCGATGCTGACCCAAGCTCAGCAAATCATTCaactaaaagaaaagagaaaaatatcaaGACCCATTAACTATTTACAAAGAAAAGCGACACTGCAACTTGAAGTAAAATGAGCAAAAGCTTTACGTTATCGTAGACAGGGGCAATGCGGTTGAAGAGCGCCTGGCGCTTGGTCGAGGATCGGACCAGACTGCGTCTGAACCGGGAACTGGGTAGACATGGACCGGTTGAgaatggaagaagatgaagctgAAGCGAAGCCAT
This window encodes:
- the LOC18788525 gene encoding cysteine-rich receptor-like protein kinase 2 isoform X2 — encoded protein: MKKCSISVITQHLLLLKILLLLGMALGDPRTQTVQIMCGKQLEHNSTVFVPNFVSTMENISEQMRTSGFGVARTGSGPDTNYGLAQCYGDLSLLDCVLCYAEARTVLPQCFPYNGGRIYLDGCFMRSENYTFYEEFRGSDDRAVCGNTTRKSTAFEESARQVVQRAVESAPSNGRQCLENASVSMLGCLPWSEGRALYTGCFMRYSDRDFLNKEVGNGSSRGTIIVIVVSVISSLVVLVVGVAIGFYIWKHRYIQKKRRGSNDAEKWAKTLNDSSLNFKYSTIEKATGSFDIANKLGQGGFGTVYKGVLADGREIAVKRLFFNNRHRAADFYNEINIISSVEHKNLVRLLGCSCAGPESLLVYEYLANRSLDRFIFDQERGKTLNWDKRYEIIVGTAEGLVHLHDNSKTRIIHRDIKASNILLDSRLRAKIADFGLARSFEEDKSHISTAIAGTLGYMAPEYLAHGQLTEKVDVYSFGVLILEIVTGRQNNRSKSAEYSDSIVTITWKHFQAGTTEELYDSNLMLQNCNDDVKDGILRVVQIGLLCTQESPSLRPTMSKALQMLTKKEKHLPAPANPPFIDEKTMELNDTGDDPGYPLNADGASSVASVSYSSFYPR
- the LOC18788525 gene encoding cysteine-rich receptor-like protein kinase 2 isoform X1 encodes the protein MKKCSISVITQHLLLLKILLLLGMALGDPRTQTVQIMCGKQLEHNSTVFVPNFVSTMENISEQMRTSGFGVARTGSGPDTNYGLAQCYGDLSLLDCVLCYAEARTVLPQCFPYNGGRIYLDGCFMRSENYTFYEEFRGSDDRAVCGNTTRKSTAFEESARQVVQRAVESAPSNGRYARGEVSVSGTGNESAYVLADCWRTLDENSCRQCLENASVSMLGCLPWSEGRALYTGCFMRYSDRDFLNKEVGNGSSRGTIIVIVVSVISSLVVLVVGVAIGFYIWKHRYIQKKRRGSNDAEKWAKTLNDSSLNFKYSTIEKATGSFDIANKLGQGGFGTVYKGVLADGREIAVKRLFFNNRHRAADFYNEINIISSVEHKNLVRLLGCSCAGPESLLVYEYLANRSLDRFIFDQERGKTLNWDKRYEIIVGTAEGLVHLHDNSKTRIIHRDIKASNILLDSRLRAKIADFGLARSFEEDKSHISTAIAGTLGYMAPEYLAHGQLTEKVDVYSFGVLILEIVTGRQNNRSKSAEYSDSIVTITWKHFQAGTTEELYDSNLMLQNCNDDVKDGILRVVQIGLLCTQESPSLRPTMSKALQMLTKKEKHLPAPANPPFIDEKTMELNDTGDDPGYPLNADGASSVASVSYSSFYPR
- the LOC18791522 gene encoding 2-phytyl-1,4-beta-naphthoquinone methyltransferase, chloroplastic isoform X2, with amino-acid sequence MASLQLHLLPFSTGPCLPSSRFRRSLVRSSTKRQALFNRIAPVYDNLNDLLSLGQHRIWKRMAVSWSGAKKGDSVLDLCCGSGDLAFLLSEKVGSSGKVIGLDFSKEQLSVASSRQKLMSKAFHTNIEWVEGDAIDLPFSDGHFDAITMGYGLRNVVDKHKAMQEMYRVSKAGSRVSILDFNKSINPVIAFTQELMIDNVVVPVASGFGLAEDYKYLKSSIREFLTGKELEELALDVGFSNARYYEIGGSLMGNLVATR
- the LOC18791522 gene encoding 2-phytyl-1,4-beta-naphthoquinone methyltransferase, chloroplastic isoform X1, translated to MASLQLHLLPFSTGPCLPSSRFRRSLVRSSTKRQALFNRIAPVYDNLNDLLSLGQHRIWKRMAVSWSGAKKGDSVLDLCCGSGDLAFLLSEKVGSSGKQVIGLDFSKEQLSVASSRQKLMSKAFHTNIEWVEGDAIDLPFSDGHFDAITMGYGLRNVVDKHKAMQEMYRVSKAGSRVSILDFNKSINPVIAFTQELMIDNVVVPVASGFGLAEDYKYLKSSIREFLTGKELEELALDVGFSNARYYEIGGSLMGNLVATR